In Streptomyces sp. NBC_01408, one DNA window encodes the following:
- a CDS encoding RNA ligase family protein translates to MRTHYPRTPHLPWSPGATADDVRADGFAGLAGREVVVTEKLDGENTTLYRDGLHARSLDSAHHPSRAWVKGLQGRIASGIPEGRRVCGENMYARHSLAYEELDSWFYGFSVWDGEHCLDWDHGVRFLRGLGIPTPPVLWRGVFDERALRRLKLDTSRQEGYVVRTVAGFARADFGRCVAKWVRTGHVRTSTHWMFAPVVPNGLGPAAPLWAVRSGAEPDVAALSAAVGAPAADQADTDQADTAQAGSGPADVAGARAAGEIAAAVAETAARIDALGRTGEARLAGVLAALLHRTPRARIAARPTAGPAAGLLGTGLARRVADLVGLYGLLQRPFPDAERRTGLVRMAAAADLGLLHSLAGALAPGGDADGAAARECVEWSALCAEEAGLLGPDPLGFLRAGLREALAGLGPEAADRCWAEARHAFAQGRISTAEEAVAATWRWREGDFPRLVQLCGPSGSGKSTFGRGLPGVDACISLDDLRTARGSRSDQGANADVLREGLDRLDAALARGGTVVWDATSLNDQQRGLAGSVARRRDALVTHAVVLTDEAELLRRNAVRAHPVPPQVLASQLRRFSPPYPGQAHRTWYVGAAGTVEDTAGSLAESDGEY, encoded by the coding sequence ATGCGCACGCACTATCCCCGTACGCCCCACCTGCCCTGGTCCCCGGGGGCGACCGCGGACGACGTGCGGGCCGACGGGTTCGCCGGACTGGCCGGTCGCGAGGTCGTGGTGACCGAGAAGCTCGACGGGGAGAACACCACGCTCTACCGGGACGGGCTGCACGCGCGCTCCCTGGACTCCGCACACCATCCCTCGCGGGCCTGGGTCAAGGGGCTCCAGGGGCGGATCGCCTCCGGCATCCCGGAGGGCCGGCGGGTGTGCGGGGAGAACATGTACGCCCGGCACTCGCTGGCCTACGAGGAACTGGACAGCTGGTTCTACGGGTTCTCGGTGTGGGACGGGGAGCACTGCCTGGACTGGGACCACGGCGTACGGTTCCTGCGGGGCCTCGGGATACCCACCCCGCCCGTGCTGTGGCGCGGCGTCTTCGACGAGCGGGCGCTGCGCAGGCTCAAGCTCGACACCTCGCGCCAGGAGGGGTACGTCGTACGGACGGTCGCGGGCTTCGCACGGGCGGACTTCGGCCGGTGCGTGGCGAAGTGGGTGCGCACCGGTCATGTGCGCACCAGTACGCACTGGATGTTCGCGCCGGTGGTGCCGAACGGGCTGGGGCCCGCCGCTCCGTTGTGGGCGGTCCGGTCGGGGGCCGAACCCGATGTGGCGGCCCTGTCCGCGGCCGTGGGTGCGCCCGCCGCGGACCAGGCCGACACGGACCAGGCCGACACGGCTCAGGCCGGCTCCGGCCCGGCCGACGTGGCCGGCGCGCGGGCCGCCGGGGAGATCGCGGCCGCGGTGGCCGAGACCGCCGCCCGGATCGACGCCTTGGGGCGCACCGGGGAGGCCCGGCTGGCCGGAGTACTGGCCGCGCTGCTGCACCGTACGCCGCGCGCCCGGATCGCGGCGCGGCCGACGGCGGGACCGGCGGCGGGGCTGCTGGGGACGGGGCTCGCGCGGCGGGTGGCCGACCTGGTCGGGCTGTACGGGCTGCTCCAGCGGCCGTTCCCGGACGCCGAGCGGCGGACCGGGCTGGTCCGGATGGCCGCCGCGGCGGACCTCGGGCTGCTGCACTCGCTCGCCGGGGCGCTGGCGCCCGGCGGGGACGCCGACGGCGCGGCGGCGCGGGAGTGCGTCGAGTGGTCCGCGCTGTGTGCCGAGGAGGCGGGGCTGCTCGGACCGGACCCGCTGGGCTTCCTGCGCGCCGGGCTGCGCGAAGCCCTCGCCGGGCTCGGCCCGGAAGCCGCCGACCGCTGCTGGGCCGAGGCCCGGCACGCCTTCGCGCAGGGCAGGATCAGCACCGCCGAGGAGGCGGTGGCGGCCACCTGGCGGTGGCGCGAGGGGGACTTCCCCCGGCTGGTCCAGCTGTGCGGGCCCTCGGGCAGCGGCAAGAGCACCTTCGGCCGCGGACTGCCCGGTGTGGACGCCTGCATCAGCCTCGACGATCTGCGCACGGCGCGGGGTTCCCGCTCCGATCAGGGGGCCAACGCGGACGTGCTGCGGGAGGGTCTGGACCGGCTGGACGCCGCCCTGGCCCGCGGTGGCACGGTGGTGTGGGACGCCACCTCGCTCAACGACCAGCAGCGCGGCCTGGCCGGTTCGGTCGCACGGCGCCGCGACGCGCTGGTCACCCACGCCGTGGTGCTGACCGACGAGGCGGAGCTGCTGCGCCGCAACGCGGTACGGGCCCATCCGGTGCCGCCGCAGGTACTGGCCTCGCAGCTGCGCCGGTTCAGCCCGCCCTATCCGGGCCAGGCGCACCGTACGTGGTACGTCGGCGCGGCCGGGACCGTCGAGGACACCGCGGGCAGCCTGGCCGAGAGCGACGGGGAGTACTGA
- a CDS encoding DNRLRE domain-containing protein yields the protein MRITGAALAVLMAASTMEAVAATPKPTPPAKPAVTEAADLASAQVAAKLAGRRVEALSERDESTTTWANPDGTVTTEAASGPVRFRDTAGSWKSVDIGLTRHGDGSVGAKAHPLGLKLAGRTESKARVGAAPADGRAAAPAAGAPDPGATPVPLVSLDDRQGKTMALSWRGALPQPVLQDTVARYPDVLASTDLLIESTRTGFEQYLELKDRQAVAATGTVTLTLEAKGLEVRANKDRSVTFIDPKTGREAGGLPAPVMWDASVDARSGEHTRRADVGISVLQRGDQVDLTLTPDAAFLKDPKTKFPVTVDPAVNLGASFDTFVQQGYATDQSAATELKLGNNGSGQVARSFLSFPMAKISGKQILSASLSLWNFHSWSCTAKGWEVWDTGVPSTSSRWTAQPGWNKKWASPTATKGHSSGCADGWVSADIKTLAQAWAGNGNSVNSLGIRAADEGDPFGWKKFNSGNAATNTPYMSVTYNTKPGQAVPMSPLTGAATNDTTPTLTGKATDADGNTVQLSYEIWTSTGTAALQTGKSAFVASGAGAPWTPGAALAQGAYKWRAAVYDGATWNGAWSPWQNFTVDTTAPTAPGVNSADFPAGVWSGTPDAEGKFTGTFTLTPPATGATGVQYRLDNGGWTTLATTGSPVTAKLTFPAGEHTLAVRSKDAAGNTSTEAKYVFSAGSGGSALLAPQDGDRPARRLTLSAEGRSTFTGVTYQYRRGETDTWKNVPAGDVRTSLGVTLTAWPAAAPQGKPAPLTWNVVDSLAEDGPIEIRAGFTSGLTTSYSPGHTVTVDRNAGTAPTQQLGPGVLNTLTGDYILSATDASAFGMSVARTSTSRGRNDAPSGTVAIFGPGWRSDTVLDEKDSWSLLKKTSETSVALVGTNGLELGFNATSGGGWRPEPGAEELRLTGSTTGSFTLRDTAGKVTTFTKADPGLPAWQASAVQQEGLTGSTQVVSEAVTVDGKKLVRPQRIVASTSAASAETCMAAPATKGCRALEFVYATTTTATGHSAAAEFGDFTGQVKEIRQWSTEPGAANATARPVASYRFDAAGRLRQVWNPNLSQGSQNQYSYDSAGRVFWLHAQNELAWNFTYGKAGNSSAAGEGMLLKLSRPGLKRGTKDVEEDASTQYVVYDVPLNGAKAPYAMGAADVAAWGQADAPTDATAVLPPDTPVSAHDGAALTSGSYGRASVVYTNASGREVNTAAPGGHLTTTEYDQQGNIVRSLSAANRSLALGLTPADVTAQNELGIAKLGTAERAEALSARTVYDDEGLRAVETLGPLRRIALADDLKSGSTVLVAAGTTVTARNWTKAVYDEGRPTDGTAVVENQITGSVEGAQLPEHPTLMADARSAKQVYDWKKGLPTQAVEDADGEALTSLTEYDDQGRAVKETLPGATGTDATTQLTQYWSAAGTGPCSGRPEWADLPCSTGPAGDITGGGSNPSKRPTVTSEYNWWGHETKVTETVGAQSRTTTSSYDNAGRVESVKVTGGLGEATPETRTEYDPDTGNPVKTVSATAGTITMEYDKLGRLIAYTDADGGVTRTEYDLLDRPTRISDSVPSAVTYAYDHAAEPRGMATSATDSVAGTFGVSYDADGQVASEKLPGGYTLTQRDDAAGAVVARSYTRDSDGLSVMTDTVTRSVHGEITQHSGWSSQSYDYDGLGRLTSVRDQAGDVCTTRTYTHDKRANRTSSTTATGAVGAACPTTGGTVRTHSYDSADRLTDAGTAYDAFGRTTALPGSTLDYYTNDLVRRQTTADQRQTWALDPNHRIRSWTVEANSEGTWTQVESKRNHYDGEGDSPRWIVEDTGTGELTRIVDSVTGEFSATTSAAGDTVLQLSNIHGDVALQLPLDPEQAPLVLDTDEYGNPRSGQPAVRYGWLGGKQRSGETLSGLTLLGVRLYNPDTGRFTSTDPDPAGGANAYAYCSADPVNCRDTTGMLDYTFKFQLGMGRAYLSDFFSHFMRNFGKIFPLKGRAKSITRVGQTMDLRDSIAGFGSINFNVRVGYIGSTSLRLDARKGSIVYGKNSYIHFELNKPKSDSKRYGQFYLTVHGHTNGKTWADRWIPGFMYKKGANNTWSKLASNLRRHVW from the coding sequence GTGCGCATCACGGGGGCGGCGCTCGCCGTCCTGATGGCCGCCTCCACCATGGAAGCCGTCGCCGCGACGCCGAAGCCCACCCCGCCGGCGAAGCCCGCCGTCACGGAGGCCGCCGATCTGGCCTCCGCGCAGGTCGCCGCCAAACTCGCCGGACGGCGCGTGGAGGCGCTGTCGGAACGCGATGAGTCCACGACCACCTGGGCGAACCCCGATGGCACCGTCACGACCGAGGCCGCGTCCGGCCCGGTGCGCTTCCGCGACACCGCGGGCAGCTGGAAGTCGGTCGACATCGGCCTGACCCGGCACGGCGACGGATCGGTCGGGGCGAAGGCCCATCCGCTCGGCCTGAAGCTGGCCGGCCGTACGGAGAGCAAGGCCCGCGTCGGCGCGGCGCCGGCGGACGGCCGCGCCGCGGCCCCCGCCGCGGGCGCCCCGGATCCGGGCGCCACCCCCGTACCGCTGGTGTCGCTCGACGACCGGCAGGGCAAGACCATGGCCCTGTCCTGGCGCGGTGCGCTGCCGCAGCCGGTCCTCCAGGACACCGTGGCCCGCTACCCCGACGTCCTCGCCTCGACCGACCTGCTCATCGAGTCGACGCGTACCGGCTTCGAGCAGTACCTGGAGCTGAAGGACCGTCAGGCGGTCGCCGCCACCGGGACGGTCACCCTCACCCTGGAGGCCAAGGGCCTCGAGGTCCGGGCCAACAAGGACCGCTCGGTCACCTTCATCGATCCCAAGACGGGCCGTGAGGCGGGCGGACTGCCCGCCCCGGTCATGTGGGACGCCTCGGTCGATGCGCGTTCCGGCGAGCACACCCGCCGGGCGGACGTCGGCATCTCCGTCCTCCAGCGCGGCGACCAGGTCGACCTGACGCTGACTCCGGACGCCGCCTTCCTCAAGGACCCGAAGACGAAGTTCCCGGTCACCGTCGACCCGGCGGTGAACCTCGGCGCGAGCTTCGACACCTTCGTCCAGCAGGGCTACGCGACCGACCAGTCGGCGGCCACCGAGCTCAAGCTCGGCAACAACGGCTCCGGCCAGGTCGCCCGCTCGTTCCTGAGCTTCCCCATGGCGAAGATCAGCGGCAAGCAGATCCTCTCCGCCAGCCTGAGCCTGTGGAACTTCCACTCCTGGTCGTGCACGGCGAAGGGCTGGGAGGTCTGGGACACCGGTGTGCCGTCCACCTCCAGCCGCTGGACCGCCCAGCCGGGCTGGAACAAGAAGTGGGCCTCCCCGACCGCGACCAAGGGGCACTCCTCGGGCTGCGCCGACGGCTGGGTCAGCGCCGACATCAAGACCCTCGCCCAGGCGTGGGCCGGCAACGGCAACTCCGTCAACAGCCTCGGCATCCGGGCGGCCGACGAGGGCGACCCGTTCGGCTGGAAGAAGTTCAACTCCGGCAACGCGGCCACCAACACCCCGTACATGTCGGTGACGTACAACACCAAGCCGGGCCAGGCCGTCCCCATGTCGCCGCTCACGGGCGCCGCCACCAACGACACCACCCCCACCCTGACCGGCAAGGCCACCGACGCCGACGGGAACACCGTCCAGCTCTCCTACGAGATCTGGACCTCCACCGGCACCGCCGCCCTGCAGACCGGCAAGTCGGCCTTCGTGGCCTCCGGCGCGGGCGCGCCGTGGACGCCGGGCGCCGCGCTCGCGCAGGGCGCCTACAAGTGGCGGGCCGCGGTGTACGACGGCGCGACCTGGAACGGCGCCTGGTCGCCGTGGCAGAACTTCACCGTCGACACCACCGCGCCCACCGCCCCCGGCGTGAACTCGGCCGACTTCCCGGCCGGCGTCTGGTCCGGAACCCCCGACGCCGAGGGCAAGTTCACCGGCACCTTCACACTGACCCCGCCCGCCACCGGCGCCACGGGTGTCCAGTACCGCCTCGACAACGGCGGCTGGACCACCCTGGCCACCACGGGCTCCCCGGTCACCGCGAAGCTCACCTTCCCCGCGGGCGAGCACACCCTCGCGGTCCGGTCCAAGGACGCGGCGGGCAACACCTCCACCGAGGCCAAGTACGTCTTCAGCGCGGGCAGTGGCGGTTCGGCCCTGCTCGCCCCGCAGGACGGCGACCGGCCCGCACGCCGGCTGACCCTGTCCGCCGAGGGGCGCAGCACCTTCACCGGGGTGACGTACCAGTACCGGCGCGGTGAGACCGACACCTGGAAGAACGTTCCCGCAGGGGACGTCCGCACCTCGCTCGGTGTCACCCTGACGGCCTGGCCGGCCGCCGCACCGCAGGGCAAGCCGGCTCCGCTGACGTGGAACGTCGTCGACAGCCTCGCCGAGGACGGCCCGATCGAGATCAGGGCCGGCTTCACCTCGGGGCTGACCACCTCGTACTCGCCCGGCCACACGGTCACCGTCGACCGCAACGCGGGTACCGCGCCGACCCAGCAGCTCGGCCCCGGCGTCCTCAACACGCTCACCGGCGACTACATCCTCTCCGCCACCGACGCCTCGGCGTTCGGCATGAGCGTCGCCCGCACCTCCACCTCACGGGGCCGCAACGACGCGCCCTCCGGGACCGTCGCGATCTTCGGCCCCGGCTGGCGCTCGGACACCGTCCTCGACGAGAAGGACTCCTGGTCGCTGCTGAAGAAGACCTCCGAGACCTCCGTCGCCCTGGTCGGCACCAACGGCCTGGAGCTCGGCTTCAACGCCACCTCGGGTGGCGGCTGGCGGCCCGAGCCGGGCGCAGAGGAACTGAGGCTGACCGGTTCGACGACCGGCTCCTTCACCCTCCGGGACACCGCCGGCAAGGTCACGACCTTCACGAAGGCCGATCCCGGCCTGCCCGCCTGGCAGGCGAGCGCGGTCCAGCAGGAGGGCCTGACCGGCTCCACCCAGGTGGTCTCCGAGGCCGTGACGGTGGACGGGAAGAAGCTCGTCCGCCCGCAGCGCATCGTCGCCTCGACCTCGGCGGCCTCCGCCGAGACCTGCATGGCCGCACCCGCCACCAAGGGCTGCCGCGCCCTGGAGTTCGTGTACGCCACGACGACCACGGCCACCGGGCACAGCGCCGCGGCCGAGTTCGGCGACTTCACCGGCCAGGTGAAGGAGATCCGCCAGTGGTCCACCGAGCCCGGCGCGGCGAACGCCACCGCCCGGCCGGTCGCCTCGTACCGCTTCGACGCCGCCGGACGGCTGCGCCAGGTCTGGAACCCCAACCTGTCGCAGGGCAGCCAGAACCAGTACTCGTACGACAGCGCGGGCCGGGTCTTCTGGCTGCACGCCCAGAACGAGCTGGCCTGGAACTTCACCTACGGCAAGGCGGGCAACAGCTCCGCCGCCGGTGAGGGCATGCTCCTGAAGCTCTCCCGGCCCGGCCTGAAGCGGGGCACCAAGGACGTCGAGGAGGACGCGTCCACCCAGTACGTGGTCTACGACGTGCCGCTGAACGGCGCGAAGGCCCCGTACGCCATGGGCGCGGCCGACGTCGCCGCCTGGGGACAGGCCGACGCCCCCACCGACGCCACGGCCGTGCTCCCGCCGGACACCCCGGTCTCCGCCCATGACGGAGCCGCCCTGACCAGCGGCTCGTACGGCCGCGCGTCGGTCGTCTACACCAACGCCTCGGGCCGCGAGGTCAACACCGCCGCTCCCGGCGGTCACCTCACCACCACCGAGTACGACCAGCAGGGCAACATCGTCCGTTCGCTGTCCGCGGCGAACCGGTCCCTCGCCCTGGGTCTCACCCCGGCGGACGTCACCGCGCAGAACGAGCTGGGCATCGCCAAGCTCGGGACCGCCGAGCGGGCCGAGGCGCTGTCCGCCCGGACCGTCTACGACGACGAGGGCCTGCGCGCCGTCGAGACGCTCGGTCCGCTGCGGCGCATCGCGCTGGCCGACGACCTGAAGTCGGGCAGTACGGTCCTCGTCGCGGCGGGCACCACGGTCACGGCCCGCAACTGGACGAAGGCGGTCTACGACGAGGGCCGCCCCACCGACGGGACCGCCGTGGTGGAGAACCAGATCACCGGCTCGGTGGAGGGCGCCCAACTGCCCGAGCACCCGACGCTGATGGCCGACGCCCGCAGCGCCAAGCAGGTGTACGACTGGAAGAAGGGCCTCCCGACCCAGGCCGTCGAGGACGCCGACGGCGAGGCGCTGACCTCGCTGACCGAGTACGACGACCAGGGCCGCGCGGTCAAGGAGACCCTGCCCGGCGCCACCGGCACCGACGCGACGACCCAGCTCACCCAGTACTGGTCCGCGGCCGGCACCGGCCCGTGCTCGGGTCGCCCCGAGTGGGCCGACCTGCCCTGCTCGACCGGCCCGGCCGGTGACATCACGGGCGGCGGTTCGAACCCCTCGAAGCGGCCGACGGTCACCTCCGAGTACAACTGGTGGGGTCACGAGACCAAGGTCACCGAGACCGTCGGCGCCCAGTCCCGGACCACCACCAGCAGCTACGACAACGCCGGGCGCGTCGAGTCCGTCAAGGTCACCGGCGGTCTCGGTGAGGCCACCCCGGAGACCCGGACCGAGTACGACCCGGACACCGGCAACCCGGTGAAGACCGTGTCCGCCACCGCGGGCACCATCACCATGGAGTACGACAAGCTCGGCCGTCTCATCGCGTACACGGACGCCGACGGCGGCGTCACGCGGACGGAGTACGACCTGCTCGACCGGCCCACCCGGATCAGCGACTCGGTGCCGTCCGCGGTGACGTACGCCTACGACCACGCCGCCGAGCCGCGCGGCATGGCCACCTCCGCCACCGACTCGGTCGCCGGCACCTTCGGCGTCAGCTACGACGCCGACGGTCAGGTGGCCTCCGAGAAGCTGCCCGGCGGCTACACGCTCACCCAGCGGGACGATGCCGCGGGTGCGGTCGTCGCCAGGAGCTACACCCGGGACAGTGACGGCCTGTCCGTCATGACCGACACGGTCACCCGCTCCGTCCACGGCGAGATCACCCAGCACTCCGGCTGGTCGAGCCAGTCCTACGACTACGACGGCCTCGGCCGTCTGACGTCCGTCCGGGACCAGGCGGGCGACGTCTGCACGACCCGTACCTACACGCACGACAAGCGGGCCAACCGGACCTCGTCCACCACGGCCACCGGCGCCGTCGGCGCGGCCTGCCCGACCACGGGAGGCACCGTCCGGACCCACTCCTACGACAGCGCCGACCGGCTGACGGACGCGGGCACCGCGTACGACGCCTTCGGCCGGACCACCGCGCTGCCCGGCAGCACGCTCGACTACTACACCAACGACCTCGTACGCCGTCAGACCACGGCGGACCAGCGCCAGACCTGGGCGCTCGACCCCAACCACCGCATCCGGTCCTGGACGGTGGAGGCGAACAGCGAGGGTACGTGGACCCAGGTCGAGTCCAAGCGCAACCACTACGACGGTGAGGGCGACAGCCCCCGCTGGATCGTGGAGGACACCGGCACCGGCGAACTCACCCGCATCGTCGACTCCGTGACGGGCGAGTTCTCGGCCACCACCTCAGCCGCCGGGGACACCGTGCTCCAGCTGTCGAACATCCACGGTGACGTCGCCCTCCAGCTCCCCCTGGACCCGGAGCAGGCACCGCTGGTGCTCGACACCGACGAGTACGGCAACCCCCGCTCCGGCCAGCCCGCCGTCCGGTACGGCTGGCTCGGCGGCAAGCAGCGCTCCGGCGAGACCCTCTCGGGCCTGACCCTGCTCGGGGTACGCCTCTACAACCCGGACACCGGCCGTTTCACGAGCACCGACCCCGACCCGGCGGGCGGCGCCAACGCCTATGCCTACTGCTCGGCCGACCCGGTCAACTGCCGTGACACCACGGGCATGCTGGACTACACCTTCAAGTTCCAGCTGGGGATGGGCCGGGCCTACCTGTCCGACTTCTTCAGCCACTTCATGAGGAACTTCGGCAAGATCTTCCCCTTGAAGGGCCGCGCGAAGTCCATCACGCGGGTCGGCCAGACGATGGATCTCCGGGACTCCATAGCGGGCTTCGGTTCGATCAACTTCAACGTGCGGGTGGGCTACATCGGTTCCACCAGCCTGCGGCTCGACGCGCGCAAGGGGAGCATCGTCTACGGCAAGAACTCGTACATCCACTTCGAGCTCAACAAGCCGAAGTCGGACAGCAAGCGGTACGGGCAGTTCTACCTGACCGTCCACGGCCATACGAACGGCAAGACGTGGGCCGACAGGTGGATCCCCGGATTCATGTACAAGAAGGGTGCCAACAACACCTGGAGCAAGCTGGCGAGCAACCTGCGCCGCCACGTCTGGTAA